From Primulina huaijiensis isolate GDHJ02 chromosome 15, ASM1229523v2, whole genome shotgun sequence, one genomic window encodes:
- the LOC140958661 gene encoding M phase phosphoprotein 10-like isoform X1: MPAEKGGGLEALHRLKSIDPPLYLAASPELSRTVRLASHYLFSSLNPFTPKSPFTHLLTQGFDAEQIWQQIDLQSQPLISSLRHQVRKLEKNPLEIEKQFNLVKRSEKQEDNVRKGTGNKASEDVESERQDFDADDDEEEEEDGYENENDNDDDDDDDDDDDDGDGNMENEEINNVNGVEDIFLKINELEEYLEEDEAREYGLKKEKKGNKRKRVELMDADEDEVDEEVDGGEDADGGDGEELELLELADDDDVDDENKMENARYEDFFGGKGTGQKKSSTRHGALQGSDMGDEDRVICVLLSFFFKKQNLSTHEKEQDNLRAKIENMEKANLEPNTWTMQGEITASKRPKNSALEVDLDFEHNVRPAPIITEEFTASLEEMIQKRVLEARFDDVQKPPDLLQNAPREKRELDENKSTKGLAEVYEDEYAQKTGLVSAALSFSDERKKEATTLFKKLCLKLDALSHFNFTPKPVIEDMSIQVNVPALAMEEIAPLAVSDAAMLAPEEVLTGKGDVKDETELSKADRKRRRANKKRRFKARSAKQMTMKVQQSTSVNRDDGNEDK; this comes from the exons ATGCCAGCCGAGAAGGGTGGCGGTTTGGAGGCGCTTCACCGGCTGAAGTCAATTGATCCGCCTCTCTATCTTGCAGCATCTCCGGAGCTTTCCAGGACTGTTCGATTAGCCTCGCACTATCTCTTTTCCTCTCTCAATCCCTTTACTCCTAAATCTCCATTTACTCATCTATTGACCCAAGGATTCGACGCGGAGCAGATTTGGCAGCAAATTGATCTTCAATCTCAGCCCTTGATTTCCTCCCTCCGCCACCAAGTCAGAAAATTAGAGAAGAATCCACTAGAAATTGAAAAACAATTCAATTTGGTTAAACGTAGTGAAAAGCAAGAGGATAATGTGAGAAAGGGTACGGGTAATAAGGCAAGTGAAGATGTAGAAAGTGAAAGACAGGATTTTGATGCTGACGATGATGAAGAGGAGGAGGAAGATGGTTATGAGAATGAGAATGACAatgacgacgacgacgacgacgacgacgacgacgatgACGGGGATGGAAATATGGAGAACGAAGAGATAAACAATGTGAATGGGGTGGAGGATATATTTTTGAAGATTAACGAATTGGAGGAGTACTTGGAGGAAGATGAGGCTAGAGAGTACGGCTTAAAGAAGGAGAAAAAGGGTAACAAGAGGAAGAGAGTTGAATTGATGGATGCAGATGAGGATGAAGTAGATGAAGAGGTTGACGGAGGGGAGGATGCGGATGGAGGAGATGGTGAAGAG CTTGAACTTTTGGAGCTTGCCGATGATGATGACGTCGACGATGAGAACAAGATGGAAAATGCAAG ATATGAGGACTTTTTTGGTGGTAAAGGAACTGGTCAGAAGAAAAGTTCTACACGCCATGGTGCTTTACAGGGCTCGGATATGGGTGATGAAGATCGAGTAATCTGCGTTCTCTTAAGTTTTTTCTTT AAGAAACAAAATCTTTCTACCCATGAAAAAGAGCAAGATAATCTCCGTGCGAAGATTGAAAACATGGAGAAAGCAAACTTAGAACCCAATACCTGGACAATGCAGGGAGAG ATCACTGCATCTAAAAGACCAAAAAATAGTGCGTTGGAAGTTGATCTAGATTTTGAGCACAATGTGAGACCTGCACCTATAATCACAGAAGAGTTCACTGCATCTCTTGAAGAAATGATTCAGAAGCGTGTTCTTGAG GCCCGATTTGACGATGTGCAGAAGCCTCCTGATTTACTTCAAAATGCACCTAGGGAAAAAAGGGAACTG GATGAGAATAAGAGCACAAAGGGACTTGCTGAAGTTTATGAG GATGAATATGCTCAGAAGACAGGTCTAGTGTCAGCGGCACTGTCGTTTTCGGATGAACGAAAGAAAGAA GCAACTACACTATTCAAGAAACTGTGCTTGAAGTTGGATGCTTTATCCCATTTCAATTTCACTCCCAAACCG GTTATCGAGGATATGTCAATACAAGTAAATGTGCCTGCCCTTGCAATGGAAGAG ATTGCTCCACTGGCAGTCTCCGATGCAGCTATGCTTGCTCCAGAAGAAGTGTTAACTGGCAAAGGGGACGTTAAAGACGAAACAGAACTATCAAAGGCAGATAGGAAGAGGAGAAGagcaaataaaaaaagaagattTAAAG CTAGATCAGCAAAACAGATGACCATGAAGGTACAGCAAAGCACATCTGTGAATCGAGATGATG GCAACGAAGATAAGTAA
- the LOC140958661 gene encoding M phase phosphoprotein 10-like isoform X3, with protein MPAEKGGGLEALHRLKSIDPPLYLAASPELSRTVRLASHYLFSSLNPFTPKSPFTHLLTQGFDAEQIWQQIDLQSQPLISSLRHQVRKLEKNPLEIEKQFNLVKRSEKQEDNVRKGTGNKASEDVESERQDFDADDDEEEEEDGYENENDNDDDDDDDDDDDDGDGNMENEEINNVNGVEDIFLKINELEEYLEEDEAREYGLKKEKKGNKRKRVELMDADEDEVDEEVDGGEDADGGDGEELELLELADDDDVDDENKMENARYEDFFGGKGTGQKKSSTRHGALQGSDMGDEDRVICVLLSFFFKKQNLSTHEKEQDNLRAKIENMEKANLEPNTWTMQGEITASKRPKNSALEVDLDFEHNVRPAPIITEEFTASLEEMIQKRVLEARFDDVQKPPDLLQNAPREKRELDENKSTKGLAEVYEDEYAQKTGLVSAALSFSDERKKEATTLFKKLCLKLDALSHFNFTPKPIAPLAVSDAAMLAPEEVLTGKGDVKDETELSKADRKRRRANKKRRFKARSAKQMTMKVQQSTSVNRDDGNEDK; from the exons ATGCCAGCCGAGAAGGGTGGCGGTTTGGAGGCGCTTCACCGGCTGAAGTCAATTGATCCGCCTCTCTATCTTGCAGCATCTCCGGAGCTTTCCAGGACTGTTCGATTAGCCTCGCACTATCTCTTTTCCTCTCTCAATCCCTTTACTCCTAAATCTCCATTTACTCATCTATTGACCCAAGGATTCGACGCGGAGCAGATTTGGCAGCAAATTGATCTTCAATCTCAGCCCTTGATTTCCTCCCTCCGCCACCAAGTCAGAAAATTAGAGAAGAATCCACTAGAAATTGAAAAACAATTCAATTTGGTTAAACGTAGTGAAAAGCAAGAGGATAATGTGAGAAAGGGTACGGGTAATAAGGCAAGTGAAGATGTAGAAAGTGAAAGACAGGATTTTGATGCTGACGATGATGAAGAGGAGGAGGAAGATGGTTATGAGAATGAGAATGACAatgacgacgacgacgacgacgacgacgacgacgatgACGGGGATGGAAATATGGAGAACGAAGAGATAAACAATGTGAATGGGGTGGAGGATATATTTTTGAAGATTAACGAATTGGAGGAGTACTTGGAGGAAGATGAGGCTAGAGAGTACGGCTTAAAGAAGGAGAAAAAGGGTAACAAGAGGAAGAGAGTTGAATTGATGGATGCAGATGAGGATGAAGTAGATGAAGAGGTTGACGGAGGGGAGGATGCGGATGGAGGAGATGGTGAAGAG CTTGAACTTTTGGAGCTTGCCGATGATGATGACGTCGACGATGAGAACAAGATGGAAAATGCAAG ATATGAGGACTTTTTTGGTGGTAAAGGAACTGGTCAGAAGAAAAGTTCTACACGCCATGGTGCTTTACAGGGCTCGGATATGGGTGATGAAGATCGAGTAATCTGCGTTCTCTTAAGTTTTTTCTTT AAGAAACAAAATCTTTCTACCCATGAAAAAGAGCAAGATAATCTCCGTGCGAAGATTGAAAACATGGAGAAAGCAAACTTAGAACCCAATACCTGGACAATGCAGGGAGAG ATCACTGCATCTAAAAGACCAAAAAATAGTGCGTTGGAAGTTGATCTAGATTTTGAGCACAATGTGAGACCTGCACCTATAATCACAGAAGAGTTCACTGCATCTCTTGAAGAAATGATTCAGAAGCGTGTTCTTGAG GCCCGATTTGACGATGTGCAGAAGCCTCCTGATTTACTTCAAAATGCACCTAGGGAAAAAAGGGAACTG GATGAGAATAAGAGCACAAAGGGACTTGCTGAAGTTTATGAG GATGAATATGCTCAGAAGACAGGTCTAGTGTCAGCGGCACTGTCGTTTTCGGATGAACGAAAGAAAGAA GCAACTACACTATTCAAGAAACTGTGCTTGAAGTTGGATGCTTTATCCCATTTCAATTTCACTCCCAAACCG ATTGCTCCACTGGCAGTCTCCGATGCAGCTATGCTTGCTCCAGAAGAAGTGTTAACTGGCAAAGGGGACGTTAAAGACGAAACAGAACTATCAAAGGCAGATAGGAAGAGGAGAAGagcaaataaaaaaagaagattTAAAG CTAGATCAGCAAAACAGATGACCATGAAGGTACAGCAAAGCACATCTGTGAATCGAGATGATG GCAACGAAGATAAGTAA
- the LOC140958661 gene encoding M phase phosphoprotein 10-like isoform X4 codes for MPAEKGGGLEALHRLKSIDPPLYLAASPELSRTVRLASHYLFSSLNPFTPKSPFTHLLTQGFDAEQIWQQIDLQSQPLISSLRHQVRKLEKNPLEIEKQFNLVKRSEKQEDNVRKGTGNKASEDVESERQDFDADDDEEEEEDGYENENDNDDDDDDDDDDDDGDGNMENEEINNVNGVEDIFLKINELEEYLEEDEAREYGLKKEKKGNKRKRVELMDADEDEVDEEVDGGEDADGGDGEELELLELADDDDVDDENKMENARYEDFFGGKGTGQKKSSTRHGALQGSDMGDEDRVICVLLSFFFKKQNLSTHEKEQDNLRAKIENMEKANLEPNTWTMQGEITASKRPKNSALEVDLDFEHNVRPAPIITEEFTASLEEMIQKRVLEARFDDVQKPPDLLQNAPREKRELDENKSTKGLAEVYEDEYAQKTGLVSAALSFSDERKKEYMDKYFAFFHQRLVPFHGLRQLHYSRNCA; via the exons ATGCCAGCCGAGAAGGGTGGCGGTTTGGAGGCGCTTCACCGGCTGAAGTCAATTGATCCGCCTCTCTATCTTGCAGCATCTCCGGAGCTTTCCAGGACTGTTCGATTAGCCTCGCACTATCTCTTTTCCTCTCTCAATCCCTTTACTCCTAAATCTCCATTTACTCATCTATTGACCCAAGGATTCGACGCGGAGCAGATTTGGCAGCAAATTGATCTTCAATCTCAGCCCTTGATTTCCTCCCTCCGCCACCAAGTCAGAAAATTAGAGAAGAATCCACTAGAAATTGAAAAACAATTCAATTTGGTTAAACGTAGTGAAAAGCAAGAGGATAATGTGAGAAAGGGTACGGGTAATAAGGCAAGTGAAGATGTAGAAAGTGAAAGACAGGATTTTGATGCTGACGATGATGAAGAGGAGGAGGAAGATGGTTATGAGAATGAGAATGACAatgacgacgacgacgacgacgacgacgacgacgatgACGGGGATGGAAATATGGAGAACGAAGAGATAAACAATGTGAATGGGGTGGAGGATATATTTTTGAAGATTAACGAATTGGAGGAGTACTTGGAGGAAGATGAGGCTAGAGAGTACGGCTTAAAGAAGGAGAAAAAGGGTAACAAGAGGAAGAGAGTTGAATTGATGGATGCAGATGAGGATGAAGTAGATGAAGAGGTTGACGGAGGGGAGGATGCGGATGGAGGAGATGGTGAAGAG CTTGAACTTTTGGAGCTTGCCGATGATGATGACGTCGACGATGAGAACAAGATGGAAAATGCAAG ATATGAGGACTTTTTTGGTGGTAAAGGAACTGGTCAGAAGAAAAGTTCTACACGCCATGGTGCTTTACAGGGCTCGGATATGGGTGATGAAGATCGAGTAATCTGCGTTCTCTTAAGTTTTTTCTTT AAGAAACAAAATCTTTCTACCCATGAAAAAGAGCAAGATAATCTCCGTGCGAAGATTGAAAACATGGAGAAAGCAAACTTAGAACCCAATACCTGGACAATGCAGGGAGAG ATCACTGCATCTAAAAGACCAAAAAATAGTGCGTTGGAAGTTGATCTAGATTTTGAGCACAATGTGAGACCTGCACCTATAATCACAGAAGAGTTCACTGCATCTCTTGAAGAAATGATTCAGAAGCGTGTTCTTGAG GCCCGATTTGACGATGTGCAGAAGCCTCCTGATTTACTTCAAAATGCACCTAGGGAAAAAAGGGAACTG GATGAGAATAAGAGCACAAAGGGACTTGCTGAAGTTTATGAG GATGAATATGCTCAGAAGACAGGTCTAGTGTCAGCGGCACTGTCGTTTTCGGATGAACGAAAGAAAGAA TATATGGATAAGTATTTCGCCTTCTTTCATCAAAGACTTGTACCTTTCCATGGTCTCAGGCAACTACACTATTCAAGAAACTGTGCTTGA
- the LOC140958661 gene encoding M phase phosphoprotein 10-like isoform X2 has protein sequence MPAEKGGGLEALHRLKSIDPPLYLAASPELSRTVRLASHYLFSSLNPFTPKSPFTHLLTQGFDAEQIWQQIDLQSQPLISSLRHQVRKLEKNPLEIEKQFNLVKRSEKQEDNVRKGTGNKASEDVESERQDFDADDDEEEEEDGYENENDNDDDDDDDDDDDDGDGNMENEEINNVNGVEDIFLKINELEEYLEEDEAREYGLKKEKKGNKRKRVELMDADEDEVDEEVDGGEDADGGDGEELELLELADDDDVDDENKMENARYEDFFGGKGTGQKKSSTRHGALQGSDMGDEDRKKQNLSTHEKEQDNLRAKIENMEKANLEPNTWTMQGEITASKRPKNSALEVDLDFEHNVRPAPIITEEFTASLEEMIQKRVLEARFDDVQKPPDLLQNAPREKRELDENKSTKGLAEVYEDEYAQKTGLVSAALSFSDERKKEATTLFKKLCLKLDALSHFNFTPKPVIEDMSIQVNVPALAMEEIAPLAVSDAAMLAPEEVLTGKGDVKDETELSKADRKRRRANKKRRFKARSAKQMTMKVQQSTSVNRDDGNEDK, from the exons ATGCCAGCCGAGAAGGGTGGCGGTTTGGAGGCGCTTCACCGGCTGAAGTCAATTGATCCGCCTCTCTATCTTGCAGCATCTCCGGAGCTTTCCAGGACTGTTCGATTAGCCTCGCACTATCTCTTTTCCTCTCTCAATCCCTTTACTCCTAAATCTCCATTTACTCATCTATTGACCCAAGGATTCGACGCGGAGCAGATTTGGCAGCAAATTGATCTTCAATCTCAGCCCTTGATTTCCTCCCTCCGCCACCAAGTCAGAAAATTAGAGAAGAATCCACTAGAAATTGAAAAACAATTCAATTTGGTTAAACGTAGTGAAAAGCAAGAGGATAATGTGAGAAAGGGTACGGGTAATAAGGCAAGTGAAGATGTAGAAAGTGAAAGACAGGATTTTGATGCTGACGATGATGAAGAGGAGGAGGAAGATGGTTATGAGAATGAGAATGACAatgacgacgacgacgacgacgacgacgacgacgatgACGGGGATGGAAATATGGAGAACGAAGAGATAAACAATGTGAATGGGGTGGAGGATATATTTTTGAAGATTAACGAATTGGAGGAGTACTTGGAGGAAGATGAGGCTAGAGAGTACGGCTTAAAGAAGGAGAAAAAGGGTAACAAGAGGAAGAGAGTTGAATTGATGGATGCAGATGAGGATGAAGTAGATGAAGAGGTTGACGGAGGGGAGGATGCGGATGGAGGAGATGGTGAAGAG CTTGAACTTTTGGAGCTTGCCGATGATGATGACGTCGACGATGAGAACAAGATGGAAAATGCAAG ATATGAGGACTTTTTTGGTGGTAAAGGAACTGGTCAGAAGAAAAGTTCTACACGCCATGGTGCTTTACAGGGCTCGGATATGGGTGATGAAGATCGA AAGAAACAAAATCTTTCTACCCATGAAAAAGAGCAAGATAATCTCCGTGCGAAGATTGAAAACATGGAGAAAGCAAACTTAGAACCCAATACCTGGACAATGCAGGGAGAG ATCACTGCATCTAAAAGACCAAAAAATAGTGCGTTGGAAGTTGATCTAGATTTTGAGCACAATGTGAGACCTGCACCTATAATCACAGAAGAGTTCACTGCATCTCTTGAAGAAATGATTCAGAAGCGTGTTCTTGAG GCCCGATTTGACGATGTGCAGAAGCCTCCTGATTTACTTCAAAATGCACCTAGGGAAAAAAGGGAACTG GATGAGAATAAGAGCACAAAGGGACTTGCTGAAGTTTATGAG GATGAATATGCTCAGAAGACAGGTCTAGTGTCAGCGGCACTGTCGTTTTCGGATGAACGAAAGAAAGAA GCAACTACACTATTCAAGAAACTGTGCTTGAAGTTGGATGCTTTATCCCATTTCAATTTCACTCCCAAACCG GTTATCGAGGATATGTCAATACAAGTAAATGTGCCTGCCCTTGCAATGGAAGAG ATTGCTCCACTGGCAGTCTCCGATGCAGCTATGCTTGCTCCAGAAGAAGTGTTAACTGGCAAAGGGGACGTTAAAGACGAAACAGAACTATCAAAGGCAGATAGGAAGAGGAGAAGagcaaataaaaaaagaagattTAAAG CTAGATCAGCAAAACAGATGACCATGAAGGTACAGCAAAGCACATCTGTGAATCGAGATGATG GCAACGAAGATAAGTAA